GCAGGAGGTCCTGAGCACCAGCCATGGCTACCACCTCTTCTGTGCGCTGCTCACTGGCTTCCTCTTCGCCTCCCACCTGCCTGAAAGGCTGGCACCAGGACGCTTTGACTACATCGGTGAGGGCACGCCTGGCCCGGCCCGGGAAGAGGCAGGGGCAGATGGCTTCCTAGAGCACAGAATGAACTGGGTAAATGGGTATTACAACCCCAGGATGGAGGCAAATTATAGGAGGGACTTCCCTGTTTTCCTCTAACGAGAGCATCACTGGAAGGGTCCTCCACCTGCCACTTCTCAGGTAGCAAAACTAGTACCATGTGTGCTGGGGCCACATGCACAAATGCTCATTCGCTCCTTTCAGTCACTCTGGGAGTCAGGGTTTCTTAATTCTCAATAGGGGAGTAGCAGGCCCAGAGGGTGGGGTGACTTGCACTTGGAAAGGTGTGGCTCTGACCTGCCCATCCTCTCCACAGGCCACAGCCACCAGCTATTCCACATCTGTGCAGTGCTGGGCACCCACTTCCAGCTGGAGGCAGTGCTGGCTGATATGGGATCGCGCAGAGCCTGGCTGGCCACACAGGAACCtgccctgggcctggcaggcacagtggccacactggtcttggcTGTAGCCGGGAACCTACTCATCATTGCTGCTTTCACGGCCTCCCTGCTTCGGGCCCCCGGTACATGCCCTCTGCTGCAGGGTGGCCCACTGGAGGGGGGTACTCAGGCCAAACAACAGTGAAGCCCCATCCCTGACCCTGCCCTGGAGGGGGCAGAGGCCAGGACCCCGTGCTGAGGAGGAGCCCAGAGTTGGGCCTAATCAGGTGGGGACACATCTCAGCTTGGAACCAACAGGGGCTGAGGAGagagggcagaggagaggaggggTGTCTAGGGGGAATGGCAGAGTGTGAGCGGGACTGTGAGGGGGCTCTTGATGGGAGTAGAGGAAGTGCTGAGGGTCTTGAGAGGGGAGATGCATGCGTGTCCAGGCTGAAGATGCCCCCACACTCTGTCAAGGCTGGGGCCAGGAGGTGTTGGGGTCCTTTCATCTGGCTCCATTTCTGGTGCTCCTGAAGTCTCTGCTCAGCACAGGGAAGAACTAACACGACTAACCTAGGCCTACCCCAAATGCTTCTT
This DNA window, taken from Macaca mulatta isolate MMU2019108-1 chromosome 1, T2T-MMU8v2.0, whole genome shotgun sequence, encodes the following:
- the PAQR6 gene encoding membrane progestin receptor delta isoform X12, coding for MLSLKLPQLLQVHQVPRVFWEDGIMSGYRRPTSSALDCVLSSFQMTNETVNIWTHFVPTCFLELESPGLSKVLRTAAFAYPFLFDNLPLFYRLGLCWGRGHSCGQEVLSTSHGYHLFCALLTGFLFASHLPERLAPGRFDYIGHSHQLFHICAVLGTHFQLEAVLADMGSRRAWLATQEPALGLAGTVATLVLAVAGNLLIIAAFTASLLRAPGTCPLLQGGPLEGGTQAKQQ